One Laribacter hongkongensis DSM 14985 genomic region harbors:
- a CDS encoding efflux RND transporter permease subunit, translating to MFSAFFIRRPIFASVISILITLAGLAAMRVLPIEQYPQIVPPQVTVTAVYPGASADVIAKTVAAPLEQQINGVDNMLYMQSSSDSSGSMVLTVTFAIGTDPDQNTINVNNRVQAATAQLPQEVRQQGVTVQKKSANILQIATFSSPGGEYSELFISNYVLLNVLDELKRIPGVGDASIFGSKNYSMRIWLRQDKLVQLGLTPTDVVSAIKDQNSQFAAGKVGAEPIQNPVDFTYTVTTQGRLSDPAQFENIIIRANPDGSAIYLKDVARVDLGAQDYNFAGTLNGKPTIPVGIYLAPGANQLQVAEDVTKALAQMSQRFPTGLAYSIPYDTTSFVKISIEEVQKTLFEAMVLVFLVVYLFLQNWRATLIPCLAVPVSIIGTFAGMYALGFSINTLTLFGMVLAIGIVVDDAIVVLENVERIMSTEKLGPVDASIKAMQEVSGPVVAIVLVLCAVFVPVAFMGGLAGQMYKQFAITIAVSVVLSGIVALTLTPALCALLLKEGHSHPNRFFVWFNNFFDRMTARYTAGVRFFLKRTGVGLLVFAGLIAITIGLFRAVPSSLVPNEDQGYVLAAAFLPDAASLSRTEEVMKQFDQQMMKNPAVANVVTFSGFDLLSGAYKTSAGISFVTLKPWSERKTAALSSDAVVGDVFRIGAGIKGGFLMGLAPPPISGMSSTGGFEAYIQNRGSGGSAALAEAVQKVVAAAQKRPELAGVSTTYSANVPQLYVELDREKAKSYGVPVSQVFDTLQSTFGALYVNDFNKFGRTYKVQIQSESDYRSRPDDLNKVYVRSQSGQMIPLGSLIHVRWITGPENQERFNVFDSAKVIGGPAPGYSSGEAIAAMQEVTRDTLGDDFTIAWTGSAYQEIATGGTSAQIFIFALIVVFLILAAQYERWKLPLAVLMAVPFALFGAILATWARDLSNDVYFQVALVTLIGLAAKNAILIVEFAILKLDEGVDLIPAAIEAAHLRFRPILMTSLAFVLGCVPLVLSSGAGAASRHSLGTGIIGGMLGATFIATFLIPLFFVLIMRIGTRKKPKAPPPAAAAEHHSEEGQS from the coding sequence ATGTTTTCAGCGTTCTTCATCCGCAGGCCGATCTTTGCCTCGGTGATCTCGATCCTGATCACGCTGGCCGGCCTCGCCGCCATGCGCGTGCTGCCGATCGAGCAATACCCGCAGATCGTGCCGCCGCAGGTCACCGTGACCGCCGTCTATCCCGGCGCCTCGGCCGACGTGATCGCCAAGACCGTTGCCGCTCCGCTGGAGCAGCAGATCAACGGCGTCGACAACATGCTGTACATGCAGTCGTCGAGCGACTCGTCCGGTTCCATGGTGCTGACCGTCACCTTTGCCATCGGCACCGACCCCGACCAGAACACCATCAACGTCAACAACCGCGTGCAGGCTGCCACCGCGCAGCTGCCGCAGGAAGTGCGCCAGCAGGGCGTGACGGTACAGAAAAAGTCCGCCAACATCCTGCAGATCGCCACCTTCAGCTCGCCTGGCGGTGAATACAGCGAACTGTTCATCTCCAACTACGTGCTGCTGAACGTACTGGACGAACTCAAGCGCATTCCGGGCGTCGGTGACGCCTCGATCTTCGGCTCGAAGAACTACTCGATGCGGATCTGGCTGCGCCAGGACAAGCTGGTGCAGCTCGGCCTGACCCCGACCGATGTCGTCAGCGCCATCAAGGACCAGAACTCGCAGTTCGCCGCCGGCAAGGTGGGGGCAGAGCCGATCCAGAACCCGGTCGACTTCACCTACACCGTCACCACCCAGGGCCGCCTCTCTGATCCGGCACAGTTCGAAAACATCATCATCCGCGCCAATCCTGACGGATCGGCCATCTACCTCAAGGATGTCGCCCGCGTCGACCTCGGCGCCCAGGACTACAACTTCGCCGGTACGCTCAACGGCAAGCCGACCATCCCGGTGGGCATCTATCTCGCTCCGGGCGCCAACCAGCTCCAGGTGGCCGAAGACGTCACCAAGGCCCTGGCGCAGATGTCGCAGCGCTTCCCGACCGGCCTCGCCTACAGCATCCCGTACGACACCACCTCTTTCGTGAAGATCTCGATCGAGGAAGTGCAGAAGACCCTGTTCGAGGCCATGGTGCTGGTGTTCCTCGTGGTTTACCTGTTCCTGCAGAACTGGCGCGCCACGCTGATCCCCTGCCTGGCCGTGCCGGTGTCGATCATCGGCACCTTCGCCGGCATGTACGCGCTCGGCTTCTCCATCAACACCCTGACGCTGTTCGGCATGGTGCTCGCCATCGGCATCGTGGTGGACGACGCCATCGTGGTGCTGGAAAACGTCGAACGCATCATGTCGACCGAAAAGCTCGGTCCGGTGGATGCCTCGATCAAGGCCATGCAGGAAGTGTCCGGCCCGGTGGTCGCCATCGTGCTGGTGCTGTGCGCCGTGTTCGTGCCGGTTGCCTTCATGGGCGGCCTGGCCGGCCAGATGTACAAGCAGTTCGCCATCACCATTGCCGTTTCGGTGGTGCTGTCCGGCATCGTGGCCCTCACGCTGACGCCGGCCCTGTGCGCCCTGCTGCTCAAGGAAGGCCACAGCCACCCCAACCGCTTCTTCGTCTGGTTCAACAACTTCTTCGACCGCATGACCGCGCGCTACACCGCCGGCGTGCGCTTCTTCCTCAAGCGCACCGGCGTCGGCCTGCTGGTGTTTGCCGGCCTGATCGCCATCACCATCGGCCTGTTCCGTGCCGTGCCCTCGAGCCTCGTGCCGAACGAAGACCAGGGCTACGTGCTGGCTGCAGCCTTCCTGCCGGATGCCGCTTCGCTGTCGCGCACCGAAGAGGTGATGAAGCAGTTTGACCAGCAGATGATGAAAAACCCGGCAGTGGCAAACGTGGTGACCTTCTCCGGCTTTGACCTGCTGTCTGGCGCCTACAAGACCAGCGCCGGTATCAGCTTCGTCACGCTCAAGCCGTGGAGCGAGCGCAAGACCGCCGCGCTGTCGTCCGACGCCGTGGTGGGCGACGTGTTCCGCATCGGCGCCGGCATCAAGGGCGGCTTCCTGATGGGGCTGGCACCGCCGCCGATTTCCGGCATGTCGAGTACCGGCGGCTTTGAAGCCTACATCCAGAACCGCGGTTCCGGCGGCAGTGCCGCGCTGGCCGAAGCGGTACAGAAAGTCGTCGCCGCCGCCCAGAAGCGGCCGGAACTGGCCGGTGTCTCCACCACCTATTCGGCCAACGTGCCGCAGCTCTACGTCGAACTCGACCGCGAGAAGGCCAAGTCGTACGGCGTGCCGGTCAGCCAGGTGTTCGACACCCTGCAAAGCACCTTCGGCGCCCTCTACGTCAACGACTTCAACAAGTTCGGCCGCACCTACAAGGTGCAGATCCAGTCGGAATCGGACTACCGCTCGCGTCCGGACGACCTGAACAAGGTCTACGTACGCTCGCAAAGCGGCCAGATGATCCCGCTGGGCTCGCTGATCCACGTGCGCTGGATCACCGGTCCGGAAAACCAGGAACGCTTCAACGTGTTCGATTCGGCCAAGGTCATCGGCGGCCCGGCCCCCGGCTACAGCTCGGGCGAAGCCATTGCCGCCATGCAGGAGGTGACACGCGACACGCTGGGTGACGACTTCACCATCGCCTGGACCGGCTCGGCCTATCAGGAAATCGCCACCGGCGGCACGTCGGCGCAGATCTTCATCTTCGCCCTGATCGTGGTGTTCCTGATCCTGGCCGCACAGTACGAGCGCTGGAAACTGCCGCTGGCCGTGCTGATGGCAGTGCCGTTCGCCCTGTTCGGCGCCATCCTGGCGACTTGGGCGCGCGACCTGTCCAACGACGTGTACTTCCAGGTGGCACTGGTGACACTGATCGGCCTGGCGGCCAAGAACGCCATCCTGATCGTGGAATTCGCCATCCTGAAGCTCGACGAAGGCGTGGACCTGATTCCGGCAGCCATCGAGGCCGCCCACCTGCGCTTCCGCCCGATCTTGATGACCTCGCTGGCCTTCGTGCTCGGCTGCGTCCCGCTGGTGCTGTCGTCCGGCGCCGGTGCGGCCAGCCGTCACTCGCTGGGGACCGGCATCATCGGCGGCATGCTGGGCGCTACCTTCATCGCCACCTTCCTGATCCCGCTGTTCTTTGTCCTGATCATGCGGATCGGCACCCGCAAGAAACCCAAGGCACCGCCGCCCGCTGCGGCAGCCGAACACCATTCCGAGGAGGGCCAGTCATGA
- a CDS encoding efflux transporter outer membrane subunit, which translates to MMRRHFAIAPVALALLMTGCAIGPDYQRPVMELPDSYGTPAGSPELRISRDWWTQFNDPALNALEDRALNYNRDLAAAVARIEQAQAQLTSATADLLPQLNAGADATRGRNSLYSSTTGTNPVMDSYQASLAASFELDLWGKLRRNREAALASLRASEAARDTVALSVTSSVADAYFQLRTYDEQLDISRRTLKSREEALQIYAKRYHGGLISELDYRQAEAETATARVAVPRYEQAVSQAETALKVLVGANPREVFEAEVPRGEELSRIVVPPVLPDGTPSTLLLARPDLVSAEQQLVAANARIGVARAAYFPSISLTGAVGSASLALGELFTGPAALWNYGGALAMPIFNWGKTGAGVKAATAQQKEALANYELAVQNAFRDTRDALTAQQKSAEQLAAQDTQVNALQRTAHLARLRYENGYSSYLDVLDAERSLFSSELDRANARLARLNAAVSVYRALGGGYDQPGAREIPPPVLVQ; encoded by the coding sequence ATGATGCGCCGCCACTTTGCCATTGCACCCGTGGCGCTCGCCCTGCTGATGACCGGCTGCGCCATCGGCCCGGATTACCAGCGCCCGGTAATGGAGCTGCCGGACAGCTACGGCACGCCCGCCGGCAGCCCGGAACTGCGCATCTCGCGCGACTGGTGGACGCAGTTCAACGATCCGGCGCTCAACGCACTGGAGGACCGCGCCCTCAATTACAACCGCGACCTTGCCGCAGCCGTGGCCCGCATCGAGCAGGCTCAGGCCCAGCTCACCAGCGCCACCGCCGACCTGCTGCCGCAACTGAATGCCGGAGCCGACGCCACCCGCGGCCGCAATTCGCTGTACAGCTCGACCACCGGCACCAATCCGGTAATGGACAGCTACCAGGCCTCGCTGGCGGCTTCGTTCGAACTCGACCTGTGGGGCAAGCTGCGCCGCAACCGCGAGGCGGCCCTGGCCAGCCTGCGCGCCAGCGAAGCGGCCCGCGACACGGTGGCGCTGTCGGTGACCTCCAGCGTGGCCGATGCCTATTTCCAGCTCCGTACCTACGACGAGCAGCTGGACATCTCGCGCCGCACGCTGAAAAGCCGTGAAGAAGCCTTGCAGATTTACGCCAAGCGCTATCACGGCGGCCTGATCTCGGAGCTCGACTACCGTCAGGCCGAGGCGGAAACCGCCACTGCCCGCGTGGCGGTACCCCGCTACGAGCAAGCCGTGTCGCAGGCAGAGACCGCACTCAAGGTACTGGTCGGCGCCAACCCGCGCGAAGTGTTCGAAGCCGAGGTCCCGCGCGGTGAAGAACTGTCGCGGATCGTGGTGCCGCCGGTGCTGCCGGACGGCACGCCGTCCACCCTGCTGCTGGCCCGTCCGGACCTGGTGTCGGCCGAGCAGCAGCTGGTCGCGGCCAATGCCCGCATCGGCGTTGCCCGCGCGGCGTATTTCCCGAGCATTTCGCTGACCGGCGCCGTTGGCAGCGCCAGCCTGGCACTGGGCGAGCTCTTTACCGGCCCGGCCGCCCTGTGGAACTACGGCGGAGCGCTGGCCATGCCGATCTTCAACTGGGGCAAGACCGGTGCCGGCGTCAAGGCCGCCACCGCCCAGCAGAAAGAAGCGCTGGCCAATTACGAGCTGGCAGTACAGAACGCTTTCCGCGATACCCGCGATGCGCTCACCGCCCAGCAGAAATCAGCCGAACAGCTGGCCGCCCAGGATACCCAGGTCAATGCGCTCCAGCGCACTGCACACCTGGCGCGCCTGCGCTACGAAAACGGCTATTCCAGCTATCTGGACGTGCTGGACGCCGAGCGCAGCCTGTTCTCGTCCGAGCTGGACCGGGCCAATGCCCGCCTGGCGCGTCTCAATGCTGCCGTCAGTGTCTACCGGGCACTGGGGGGCGGTTACGACCAGCCGGGAGCACGGGAGATTCCGCCTCCGGTGCTGGTGCAGTAA
- a CDS encoding pyridoxal phosphate-dependent aminotransferase, producing MDRRTLLKSGGLLFGMASLAALPSQGYAAALTASDKKLIGKVPVPSANAPVLLNFNENSLGMSPKATKAIQAALPEAFRYPDAARGEVIATLAKVNGVKPDMVSLGNGSSECIQATVHAFGGPNVQLVVPDPTFDSAEVYAKSIGMKVTKVRLNAAHQLDIPAMKKAVEAFPGKSLVYLCNPNNPTATITPDSEIAPWINSAPDSVTFLFDEAYHEYVTDPRYQSAVKWVQAGKPNVIVTRTFSKIHALAGLRIGYTLAAPATTARLNEFCSIDNTNIAAAVAANASLQDTAFIQRSLQATALARQITTKALDELGLEYLPSQANFMLHRVKGSSAAYREEMKKRHMMVGRPFDHYDGWNRLTLGTPGEMTAFVAVLKDMRRQGLV from the coding sequence ATGGATCGTCGCACCCTGCTCAAATCCGGTGGATTGCTGTTCGGCATGGCCAGCCTGGCGGCACTGCCCTCGCAAGGTTACGCTGCGGCACTGACTGCATCAGACAAGAAGCTGATCGGCAAGGTTCCCGTCCCGAGCGCCAATGCGCCGGTCCTGCTGAACTTCAACGAAAACTCGCTGGGCATGTCGCCCAAGGCCACCAAGGCCATCCAGGCCGCCCTGCCGGAAGCCTTCCGCTATCCGGACGCGGCCCGCGGAGAGGTCATCGCTACGCTGGCCAAGGTTAACGGCGTCAAGCCGGACATGGTGTCGCTCGGCAACGGTTCGTCGGAATGCATCCAGGCCACCGTGCACGCCTTTGGCGGCCCGAACGTGCAGCTGGTCGTGCCGGACCCGACCTTTGACTCTGCCGAGGTATACGCCAAGTCGATCGGCATGAAGGTCACCAAGGTGCGCCTGAATGCCGCGCACCAGCTCGACATCCCGGCCATGAAAAAAGCGGTCGAAGCCTTCCCGGGCAAGAGCCTCGTGTACCTGTGCAACCCGAACAACCCGACAGCCACCATCACGCCTGACAGCGAGATTGCCCCGTGGATCAACAGTGCACCGGACAGCGTCACTTTCCTGTTTGACGAGGCCTACCACGAATACGTGACCGACCCGCGCTACCAGAGCGCCGTCAAGTGGGTGCAGGCCGGCAAGCCGAATGTCATCGTGACTCGTACCTTCTCCAAGATCCACGCCCTGGCCGGCCTGCGGATCGGCTACACGCTGGCGGCTCCGGCCACCACCGCGCGCCTGAACGAGTTCTGCTCGATCGACAACACCAACATCGCTGCCGCCGTGGCCGCCAATGCCTCGCTCCAGGACACCGCCTTCATCCAGCGCAGCCTGCAGGCCACCGCCCTGGCCCGCCAGATCACCACCAAGGCGCTGGACGAACTGGGACTGGAATACCTGCCGTCGCAGGCCAACTTCATGCTGCATCGCGTCAAGGGCAGCTCGGCCGCCTACCGCGAAGAAATGAAGAAGCGCCACATGATGGTGGGTCGCCCGTTTGACCACTACGACGGCTGGAACCGCCTGACGCTGGGCACCCCGGGCGAAATGACCGCTTTCGTGGCCGTGCTGAAAGACATGCGCCGCCAGGGTCTGGTCTGA
- a CDS encoding ammonium transporter has protein sequence MKKAIGILALAGVLGIGTALVLTRSGTPAHVPLVSITTPAPADGTVPIETAAAGTATAVQAAPAAAVPPVPAPKLDTGNTAWMLVSTALVLLMTIPGLALFYGGMVRKKNVLSTLMQSFAICSVVTVLWFMFGYSLAFTPGNGFIGGLDKMFLNGVAIDSLTGTAGANIPETVFVVFQMTFAIITPALIAGAFAERMKFSAMLVFMVLWMFAVYVPVAHWVWEPTGWMFKDGVLDFAGGTVVHINAGVAGLVCALVLGKRVGFGKEAMPPHNLVLTMVGASMLWVGWFGFNAGSALEASGRAGMAMLVTQIAAGTAAVSWMLAEWVMKKKASVLGIVSGAVAGLVAITPAAGFVDPKGALLLGAVAGMVCYWGATGLKHWIGYDDSLDAFGVHGVGGIIGAILTGPLAVVAIGGVEGSIVTQSIAVAATVGYTLVVTFVLLKLVDLLLGLRVSTEEEREGLDLVLHGERVE, from the coding sequence ATGAAAAAGGCAATCGGCATTCTGGCCCTGGCAGGCGTGCTGGGCATCGGCACCGCCCTCGTCCTGACCCGGAGCGGCACCCCTGCGCATGTTCCGCTGGTCTCCATCACCACCCCAGCACCGGCTGACGGCACGGTACCGATCGAAACGGCCGCCGCCGGTACGGCTACGGCGGTACAGGCTGCTCCGGCCGCTGCCGTGCCGCCGGTACCGGCACCGAAACTCGACACCGGCAATACCGCGTGGATGCTGGTATCCACTGCGCTGGTGCTGCTGATGACCATTCCGGGGCTGGCGCTGTTCTATGGCGGCATGGTGCGCAAGAAGAATGTCCTGTCGACGCTGATGCAGAGCTTTGCCATCTGCTCGGTCGTGACGGTGCTGTGGTTCATGTTCGGCTATTCACTGGCCTTCACGCCGGGCAACGGCTTTATCGGCGGGCTCGACAAGATGTTCCTCAACGGGGTGGCGATCGATTCGCTGACCGGTACGGCGGGCGCCAACATTCCGGAAACCGTGTTCGTGGTGTTCCAGATGACGTTTGCCATCATCACCCCGGCCCTGATTGCCGGAGCCTTCGCCGAGCGGATGAAGTTTTCCGCCATGCTGGTGTTCATGGTGCTGTGGATGTTTGCGGTCTACGTGCCGGTGGCGCACTGGGTCTGGGAGCCGACCGGCTGGATGTTCAAGGACGGCGTGCTCGACTTTGCCGGCGGTACGGTAGTGCACATCAACGCCGGGGTGGCCGGTCTGGTATGTGCGCTGGTGCTGGGCAAGCGCGTGGGCTTTGGCAAGGAAGCCATGCCGCCGCACAACCTGGTGCTGACCATGGTCGGTGCCTCGATGCTGTGGGTGGGCTGGTTCGGTTTCAACGCCGGCTCGGCACTGGAAGCCAGCGGACGCGCCGGCATGGCGATGCTGGTGACGCAGATTGCCGCCGGCACCGCCGCCGTCAGCTGGATGCTGGCCGAGTGGGTGATGAAGAAAAAGGCATCGGTGCTGGGGATTGTCTCGGGTGCGGTGGCCGGTCTGGTGGCGATTACGCCGGCCGCAGGTTTTGTGGACCCCAAGGGTGCCCTGCTGCTGGGCGCGGTGGCCGGCATGGTGTGCTACTGGGGGGCCACCGGCCTCAAGCACTGGATCGGTTATGACGATTCGCTGGATGCCTTCGGCGTGCACGGAGTGGGCGGCATCATCGGGGCCATCCTGACCGGCCCGCTGGCCGTGGTCGCCATCGGCGGGGTGGAGGGCAGCATCGTGACCCAGTCGATCGCGGTTGCCGCTACCGTGGGCTACACCCTGGTCGTGACCTTTGTCCTGCTCAAGCTGGTGGACCTGCTGCTGGGCCTGCGGGTCAGCACCGAAGAGGAACGCGAGGGCCTCGACCTGGTCCTGCACGGCGAGCGGGTGGAGTGA
- a CDS encoding P-II family nitrogen regulator has protein sequence MKFVSAIIKPFKLDEVREALAAVGVQGITVTEVKGFGRQKGHTELYRGAEYVVDFLPKVKLEIAIEDDQLDRVLESIEGAARTGKIGDGKIFVYDLEQVVRIRTGETGARAV, from the coding sequence ATGAAATTCGTATCGGCCATCATCAAGCCGTTCAAGCTCGACGAAGTGCGCGAGGCTCTGGCAGCCGTCGGCGTACAGGGGATCACCGTCACCGAGGTCAAGGGTTTTGGCCGGCAGAAAGGCCACACCGAGCTCTATCGCGGGGCCGAGTACGTGGTGGATTTCCTGCCCAAGGTCAAGCTGGAAATCGCCATCGAGGACGACCAGCTCGATCGCGTACTCGAATCGATCGAAGGTGCGGCCCGTACCGGCAAGATCGGTGACGGCAAGATTTTCGTATACGACCTCGAGCAGGTCGTGCGCATCCGGACCGGCGAAACCGGCGCACGGGCGGTGTAA
- a CDS encoding accessory factor UbiK family protein produces MLSQKLFDELSHKISETLAASPAKDIEKNVRSLMGAAFTKMDLVTREEFDVQQEVLARTREQLAALETRLTELEATLAFKDAPADSTPATPPAGSDTQP; encoded by the coding sequence ATGCTGAGCCAGAAACTGTTTGACGAACTCTCCCACAAGATCAGCGAAACGCTGGCTGCGAGCCCGGCCAAGGATATCGAAAAGAACGTGCGTTCCTTGATGGGCGCGGCATTCACCAAGATGGACCTCGTGACCCGCGAAGAATTCGACGTGCAGCAGGAAGTGCTGGCCCGTACCCGCGAGCAGCTTGCCGCACTCGAAACCCGCCTGACCGAGCTGGAAGCCACGCTGGCCTTCAAGGACGCGCCGGCCGACAGCACGCCGGCCACGCCGCCGGCCGGCAGTGACACCCAGCCCTGA
- a CDS encoding YifB family Mg chelatase-like AAA ATPase — MSLATVKSRALAGADAPEVTVEVHLANGLPAFTLVGLPDTEVREARDRVRAALLHSGFDFPAARLTVNLAPADLPKDSGRFDLPIALGILAASGQLPAAALETVEAAGELGLSGELRAVRGALAMACAVARTGHAFLVPQASAAEAALAGSLTVIGAPHLAALVAHLDGRAPLPSQPAPEPAVPADSCGMPDLADVRGQAAARRALEVAAAGGHSLLLSGAPGTGKSMLAARLPGILPLLTRQEALEVASIQSLSGSFRADQFGQRPYRSPHHHTSAAALIGGGSDPRPGEITLAHGGVLFLDELPEFDRKVLENLREPLERGEVDIARVHRHVRFPARFQLVAAMNPCPCGYLGHPGGRCRCTPATIDRYRHKLSGPLLDRVDLMLETGSLTAEELQQAPPGESSAVVRARVVTARQRQLERQGCCNAALAGSQLEAVATPEPVACALLHQAIRQLGLSARAYHRILRVARTLADLDAAPHPDSRHVAEAIHYRRGLTAR; from the coding sequence ATGAGCCTAGCCACCGTCAAAAGTCGTGCACTGGCCGGTGCCGATGCACCAGAAGTGACCGTCGAAGTCCATCTGGCCAACGGCCTGCCGGCCTTTACCCTCGTGGGCCTGCCCGACACCGAGGTCCGCGAAGCCCGTGACCGCGTGCGCGCCGCCCTGCTCCACAGCGGCTTTGACTTTCCGGCCGCCCGCCTCACCGTCAACCTGGCACCGGCCGACCTGCCCAAGGATTCCGGCCGGTTTGACCTGCCCATTGCACTGGGCATCCTGGCGGCCAGCGGGCAACTGCCTGCCGCCGCGCTGGAAACGGTGGAGGCCGCCGGAGAACTCGGCCTGTCCGGCGAGCTGCGCGCGGTACGCGGGGCACTGGCCATGGCCTGCGCCGTGGCCCGGACCGGCCATGCCTTCCTCGTGCCGCAGGCCAGTGCTGCCGAAGCCGCACTGGCAGGCAGCCTGACCGTCATCGGCGCGCCGCATCTGGCTGCCCTGGTGGCGCATCTGGACGGTCGCGCGCCCCTGCCTTCGCAACCGGCCCCGGAACCAGCAGTGCCGGCGGACAGCTGCGGCATGCCGGACCTCGCGGACGTACGCGGCCAGGCGGCCGCCCGCCGGGCACTGGAAGTCGCCGCAGCCGGCGGACATTCCCTGCTGCTCAGCGGCGCACCCGGTACCGGCAAATCCATGCTGGCCGCGCGCCTGCCGGGCATCCTGCCCCTGCTGACCCGGCAGGAAGCGCTGGAAGTCGCCAGCATCCAGTCTTTGTCCGGCAGTTTTCGTGCTGACCAGTTCGGCCAGCGCCCTTACCGTTCTCCTCATCACCACACCTCTGCTGCCGCCCTGATCGGAGGCGGCAGTGATCCGCGTCCGGGCGAGATCACGCTGGCGCATGGTGGTGTCCTGTTTCTGGACGAATTGCCGGAATTCGACCGCAAGGTGCTGGAAAACCTGCGCGAGCCACTGGAGCGCGGCGAAGTGGACATTGCCCGCGTGCACCGCCACGTACGTTTTCCCGCCCGCTTCCAGCTGGTCGCGGCCATGAATCCGTGTCCGTGCGGCTATCTGGGCCATCCTGGCGGACGCTGCCGCTGCACACCCGCCACCATCGACCGCTATCGCCACAAGCTGTCCGGCCCCTTGCTTGACCGGGTGGACCTGATGCTGGAAACGGGATCGCTGACGGCAGAAGAGCTCCAGCAGGCTCCGCCGGGCGAAAGCAGTGCCGTGGTCCGCGCCCGCGTGGTTACCGCCCGGCAGCGCCAGCTGGAACGGCAGGGCTGTTGCAATGCCGCTCTTGCCGGCTCGCAGCTGGAAGCGGTCGCCACGCCGGAACCGGTAGCCTGCGCCCTGCTGCATCAGGCCATCCGGCAACTGGGCCTGTCGGCCCGCGCCTATCACCGCATCCTGCGGGTGGCGCGCACGCTGGCCGATCTGGATGCGGCACCGCACCCGGACAGCCGGCACGTTGCCGAGGCCATCCATTACCGCCGCGGCCTGACGGCACGCTAA
- a CDS encoding SPOR domain-containing protein, whose product MATRDYKSSRAARSAPRSAPRRGKSGGGLGSGIVIGLIVGVGVAAGTVYYLNRSALPFSEKVPLRPAPSAPASPQTLAPGTQSGTAPEVVPSIPGSQTLPPPDRPEAAAPAEPATPNYDFYQLLADKDGKLPAERAPAAPPASPPPAKKAAAEDSKPAEGKPAAATAGKKVFFQLGAFAKETEADNLKARLALSGVEASISSVEVADKGLLHRVRIGPYSKPEDIARVKAMLKQDGFNPVVVKAD is encoded by the coding sequence ATGGCCACTCGTGACTACAAGTCTTCCCGCGCAGCACGCAGCGCACCCCGCAGTGCCCCGCGCCGCGGAAAATCCGGTGGCGGACTGGGCTCCGGCATTGTCATCGGCCTGATCGTCGGGGTCGGTGTGGCTGCCGGTACGGTCTATTACCTCAACCGCAGCGCCCTGCCGTTCAGCGAGAAGGTCCCGCTGCGGCCGGCTCCGTCGGCACCTGCCAGCCCGCAGACCCTGGCGCCGGGCACACAGTCAGGCACGGCGCCGGAAGTGGTGCCCAGCATTCCGGGCAGCCAGACCCTGCCCCCGCCCGACCGGCCGGAAGCCGCTGCACCGGCCGAGCCGGCAACGCCCAATTACGATTTTTACCAGCTGCTGGCCGACAAGGACGGCAAACTGCCGGCCGAGCGCGCTCCGGCTGCACCGCCAGCCAGTCCGCCGCCGGCCAAAAAGGCTGCCGCCGAAGACAGCAAGCCGGCGGAGGGCAAACCGGCCGCCGCCACGGCCGGCAAGAAGGTGTTTTTCCAGCTGGGCGCGTTTGCCAAGGAAACCGAAGCCGACAACCTCAAGGCCCGGCTGGCGCTTTCGGGCGTGGAGGCCAGCATTTCCTCGGTCGAGGTGGCCGACAAGGGCCTGCTGCACCGGGTGCGCATCGGCCCGTACTCAAAACCCGAGGACATCGCCCGGGTTAAGGCCATGCTAAAGCAGGACGGATTCAATCCTGTTGTCGTCAAAGCTGACTGA
- a CDS encoding thiol:disulfide interchange protein DsbA/DsbL: MKKWLVACLAGLMSLTAHAAIQPGTDYTPLAAPQAVANKNRVEVIEFFSYGCGHCFKLEPASEAWAKNKPADVDFRREQIVWDKRMDGLARLFAAIQASGQSGKLHHAAFIAVQQERLDLRDPKIVQDWVARQGVDAARFMQVYNSFSVAQAPARATQLTRAYRVEGTPMLVVGGKYAVTPAAPERMMQVVGELVDKVRAEQKK; this comes from the coding sequence ATGAAAAAATGGCTTGTTGCCTGCCTCGCCGGACTGATGTCCCTGACCGCCCACGCCGCCATCCAGCCGGGCACCGACTACACGCCACTGGCCGCACCGCAGGCGGTAGCCAACAAAAACCGTGTCGAAGTCATCGAGTTCTTCTCGTACGGCTGCGGCCACTGCTTCAAGCTGGAACCGGCCAGCGAGGCCTGGGCCAAAAACAAGCCGGCCGATGTTGATTTCCGCCGCGAACAGATCGTGTGGGACAAGCGCATGGATGGCCTGGCCCGTCTTTTTGCCGCCATCCAGGCCAGTGGCCAGAGCGGCAAGCTGCACCATGCTGCCTTCATCGCCGTGCAGCAGGAACGCCTTGACCTGCGCGACCCGAAGATCGTGCAGGACTGGGTAGCCAGACAGGGTGTGGATGCAGCCAGGTTCATGCAGGTCTACAACTCGTTCTCGGTGGCCCAGGCTCCGGCCCGCGCCACCCAGCTGACCCGCGCCTATCGAGTGGAAGGTACGCCGATGCTGGTGGTGGGCGGCAAGTATGCCGTCACTCCGGCAGCACCCGAGCGCATGATGCAGGTGGTCGGCGAGCTGGTCGACAAAGTGCGCGCAGAACAGAAGAAATAA